In the genome of Xanthomonas translucens pv. cerealis, one region contains:
- a CDS encoding ATP-binding cassette domain-containing protein: protein MTTRDTTVPDQAQSLLHAFSATLERGERMRICVYVALSLLCALAGAVATVALVPLVQPGHAPTLGGHALALPDGILAQAAIFVLASAGFALLRWMGARLAADLASGHAVRLRRQVHARLLDAPLPALADASSAEIANVLTYNIEIIVQGFSALLQLLVAAITAGVSLGIAFLVSPALVLALPPLLGLALLAFRISGHEQARVSRQYVADMTRLFWLSEDFPRRLRHVRSFEREDLEKSGYAAISSRLSHGYWRQQALVASGRLLLELSAVAAIAAIMLLAGLWHGIDRGALITVGLLLGRLLPYLVSTRQSFQQLRSAAPALELWQHYVGLGTARAMPTRPPAAAPMHGPLRIHSIGLAPPLAEVAIGELILAPGSMTLICGHSGAGKSSLMDVLAGMVEPRVFAAQCDGQTLDFAAYRALVRHGAYVGQSVRPWQHTVRDCLAWAEPGASAAAMWQALRDVGLAARLHDGVQGLDTPLSGAATKLSGGELQRLLLAQVILRQPRIALLDEATSALDAVSEKQVLSTLRQRLPRTALVVVSHRTSLSSVADRCLHLARPASVPLPMAQQPHCQAPPVGAVRDG from the coding sequence ATGACCACGCGCGACACCACCGTGCCCGACCAGGCACAGTCGCTGCTGCACGCGTTCAGCGCCACCCTGGAGCGTGGCGAGCGGATGCGCATCTGTGTGTACGTCGCGCTGTCGTTGCTGTGCGCGCTGGCCGGCGCCGTGGCCACGGTCGCCCTGGTACCGCTGGTGCAACCCGGGCATGCACCGACGCTCGGCGGCCACGCGCTGGCGTTGCCCGACGGCATCCTCGCCCAGGCGGCGATCTTCGTCCTCGCCAGCGCCGGCTTCGCCCTGCTGCGCTGGATGGGCGCGCGGCTGGCCGCTGACCTGGCCAGCGGCCATGCGGTGCGCCTGCGCCGCCAAGTGCACGCGCGCCTGCTCGATGCACCGCTGCCGGCGCTTGCCGACGCCAGTTCGGCGGAAATCGCCAACGTGCTCACCTACAACATCGAGATCATCGTCCAGGGCTTCAGCGCCTTGCTGCAGTTGCTTGTGGCCGCCATCACCGCCGGCGTCAGCCTGGGCATCGCCTTTCTGGTCTCGCCGGCCCTGGTGCTGGCGCTGCCGCCGCTGCTGGGCCTGGCCTTGCTCGCGTTCCGCATCTCCGGCCACGAGCAGGCGCGGGTCAGCCGCCAGTACGTCGCCGACATGACCCGGCTGTTCTGGCTCAGCGAGGATTTCCCGCGGCGCCTGCGCCACGTGCGTTCGTTCGAACGCGAAGACCTGGAGAAAAGCGGCTACGCCGCGATCTCCAGCCGGCTCAGCCATGGCTACTGGCGGCAGCAGGCACTGGTCGCCTCGGGCCGGCTGCTGTTGGAACTCAGTGCGGTCGCCGCCATCGCGGCGATCATGCTGTTGGCCGGCCTGTGGCACGGCATCGACCGCGGCGCGCTGATCACCGTCGGCCTGTTGCTGGGACGGCTGCTGCCGTACCTGGTCTCGACCCGGCAAAGCTTCCAGCAACTGCGTTCGGCTGCACCGGCGCTGGAGCTATGGCAACACTATGTTGGGCTGGGGACGGCGCGGGCGATGCCGACAAGGCCGCCCGCGGCCGCGCCCATGCATGGCCCGCTGCGGATCCACAGCATCGGCCTGGCGCCGCCTCTGGCCGAGGTCGCGATCGGCGAACTGATCCTGGCGCCCGGCAGCATGACCCTGATCTGCGGACACTCCGGTGCCGGCAAGAGCAGCTTGATGGACGTGCTCGCCGGCATGGTCGAACCGCGCGTGTTCGCGGCACAATGCGATGGACAAACGCTGGATTTCGCGGCATACCGCGCCCTGGTCCGGCACGGCGCCTATGTCGGCCAGAGCGTGCGACCGTGGCAGCACACGGTGCGCGACTGCCTGGCCTGGGCCGAGCCGGGCGCTAGCGCAGCGGCGATGTGGCAGGCGCTGCGCGACGTCGGCCTGGCCGCGCGCCTGCACGACGGCGTGCAGGGCCTGGACACACCCCTGAGCGGCGCCGCCACCAAACTCTCCGGCGGCGAACTGCAGCGCCTGCTGCTGGCGCAAGTGATCCTCAGGCAACCGCGGATCGCCCTGTTGGACGAAGCCACCAGCGCGCTCGACGCCGTTTCGGAGAAACAGGTGCTGTCGACGCTGCGCCAGCGCCTGCCGCGCACCGCGCTGGTCGTGGTGTCGCACCGGACCAGCCTGTCCAGCGTGGCCGATCGCTGCCTGCACCTGGCACGCCCGGCATCGGTGCCATTGCCGATGGCGCAGCAACCCCACTGCCAGGCACCGCCTGTGGGCGCGGTCCGCGATGGCTAG
- the xopAD gene encoding XopAD/skwp family type III secretion system effector, producing the protein MEPATHSHRHDEPSDRRGIAAERRPDKMPAYASTSSSSSQRMPQPPRHGSQAPAELRLTEQTSDRAAGKRPREQQEPYRQPKRALHSVELTPADLRLAEHQLDSAEKRQLQAERERYRRQLSAPSRLTQTHNARLSVSMAQDNALARRMDCKLALPFLDENAHAQVNAHLLDKYLQMIANARRFTGPGLTHRDLDRCTELAAQYLYKTGWFDGASLKQLAHVANKLSKHPNQTACMYAIAWIAGEVIQADAPLGLDGPPSMLLLNAFAKNTDSARCERAAARLARHLLREHKAWQSMNAQGIGLVLNAFSKWSDNPDCQSIAQSLAELLASNRNLRHAMDAQSVANTLNALSKWHDAELCKVAASALALRLATERGLCNAFKPQEVGIALNALSKWHDTPDCKDAASALASRLANDGTLRNGLEAQGVAQVLNALSKWHDREACAVVASALASRLAHDRDLCNDLNSQGVVSVLNALSKWPDTPVCATAAEALAARLADDPGLCDALEGQHMANVLNALSKWPDMPDCQDAANALAWRLAGESRLRDDLDPQGMANALNALSKWPDTSICAAAVKALAARLAADPGLCDALERQHMTNALNALSKWPDTSVCATAAEALAARLAGNPGLCDALNPQEVANALNALSKWPDTPVCATAAETLAARLANDPGLCDALEEQHMANALNALSKWPDTLLCAAAVEALAARLADDPVLCDELEPQGVAVALNALSKWPDTSDCKDAANALALRLTNDPKLCDALEQQELGIVLNALSKWPSMPVFADAASTVASRLANEPEVCGDLNAQGVAKALNAMSKWPDRQDCKDAANALAARLLNERDLRNALNPLDMDHVLNALSKWPDTPVCATAAEALAARLAEDPTLCNALDPQGLTNALNALSKWPDTSLCVAVVATLASRLANDPGLCDALEGQHMANAINAFSKWPAVPRCTVAVEALAARLANASALCDALEPQEVAIALNALSKWPGTQVCADAASAVASRLANEPGLRHALDPQGVANTLNALSKWPTTALCAAAAKALASRLADDPDLCNALAPQGVANALNALSKWPTTALCAAAVKALASRLADDPGLCNALAPQGVANALNALSKWPDVSRCTVAVEALAARLANAPGLCDALEPQEVAIALNALSKWPGRRVCADAASAVASRLANEPDLRHALDLQGVANALNALSKWPATALCAAAAKALASRLANDPGLCNALEGQHMANVMNALSKWPDTPDCKDAATALASRLADDPALCNDLDPQGLANVLNALSKWPDAPYCKDADTALVSRLANDRDLCNDLDPQGVANVLNALSKWPDTPDCRDAANALASRLAEDPALCNDLDPQGVANVLNALSKWPDAPDCKDAATALASRLANGRDLCSGLAPQGVANVLNALSKWPDTLDCKDAATALASRLADDPALRNDLDQQGVANVLNALSKWPDTPDCRNAATALASRLIDDTGLCNDLDPQGAANVLNALSKWPDTPNCQDAGNALASRLANDPGLCNALNAQGVANALNALSKWPEVEFSGAATDALAWRLADERVLRNAMFPIELAQALNALSKWPGRTNCEQAIDVLADRLTEDHELRHAMQALDVAVSLNALSKGLERPACQTAAVLLAEYAGSAAVPWQQFEMRGLVMVANAMSRLRHLDDEQLQTLGGAKLRAMAGYLELHRERFEAASAGEIGVLFKALASAQLHRQMRPLAGPALERVSALAQDDGLRETNLEGLGNLCMGLLPLIRNPELIPRHRSRALRLFNALQPIAERKIDLYLGGAGAQASADTDQHATRCPALSFFQMLKAYGVVSRQWKTRHVEGARKQVQQRREELTTWVERTLERTREAIEADLGEMSWNLIAQIEAGDQVFDTLDLRMAKESAKIAQAHPPSSFDLDSGRLSMRSAPGQPAAPVTGTGSTTHVVVDMRGKEISNNLAEADKPYSLFARLTGLPLVEVQLPGAISTFMLARTFNYQDEPWRFDMFGGSRVDGKKSASNGLSLPSRPEKTSLLPAFRYADTVPGSSLMQLAAKLAPQREDWSRMQRSLMEMVPSDHVVEGTLRLGFFDDVEGPAHPFKPLASDGSPLALCPNDGCGFLKLEVALCIPAFRKRYDAWQAAQAGQASQEQRELLAVDKGPSMMPAQALQHFPRDEAALREAREAMQQRLKALPPGSGELLSTYRLAVGGGYQGQRVRAVPSADDKVHLPRQRSQAFDGAGGPLLLGKPPYDKENLLPVPEERVATVAQGDATAEFLSQSFGIQYSYTGFDDGSGDDPPMLHSKGMLIVVPKTNWPADFANKDLVCSKEDLKTLSSWTTGRDRDALPRDMRSTGSLRLKDIVEPGRLGALPIAELRKRNMDTDGDDAFVYAGYPKLAALISRVMAEREVRLGRQQSFKPPKTATPAVDPVSGHYQAGRLSEIISFKRGQHITSAAATLASRFMAQPDELREAMARSMMFGTYDGIERDLRNGLREMLEGDARDPQMLAELRTQAQEAIGRAHMPEAREAAELLNAQLAGLAPGSAASSDAPRLPDALAEAFPLLAQAYEAAPGVEARIHAILDNYPVCRLSHAQFPNGQPGLVRNEPELSMRNLFTIAIKVGTDALKSDTGTALFAKIVEACERSERAFAERVSIVPYGKATARAMHEGRFDPERTKGLLQRMPSMAAGVMEDALGALQQAGLIAPPPSPAARLREVRREDIALQAQALRTRAREMEPKVTDMLSGVAAPHGGRLEGTQHQLKSHGSLLAKLERQMALKKQTLEEAVAGMNDALRYSLVLEPQDFTAGLRGVLAALDDQGHVRVKLSNHFNTYTYRQNFKAVNVTLRSPEGALWEIQFHTPHTFQLKEQFHDLYKRSFALKLSGASPAEKRELVAPALAAFSRVASPPGCDEIEDWEESSP; encoded by the coding sequence CTGGAGCCAGCCACTCACTCGCACAGGCACGATGAGCCCAGCGACCGACGCGGTATCGCTGCGGAGCGGCGCCCGGACAAAATGCCGGCTTACGCCAGCACCTCGTCCTCGTCATCGCAGCGCATGCCACAACCACCAAGGCATGGTTCGCAGGCGCCGGCAGAGCTTCGCCTGACCGAACAAACGTCAGACCGGGCGGCTGGAAAGCGACCGCGGGAGCAGCAAGAGCCGTATCGGCAGCCAAAGCGGGCACTGCATAGCGTGGAGTTGACGCCGGCGGATCTTCGGCTGGCCGAACATCAGCTCGACTCAGCGGAAAAAAGACAGCTGCAGGCAGAGCGAGAGCGTTATCGGCGGCAGTTGAGTGCGCCCAGCCGGTTGACGCAGACCCACAACGCTCGCCTGAGCGTCTCCATGGCGCAGGACAATGCGCTGGCGCGTCGCATGGACTGCAAGCTGGCCCTGCCCTTCCTGGATGAGAACGCCCACGCGCAAGTCAATGCGCATTTGCTGGACAAATATCTTCAGATGATTGCCAATGCAAGGCGGTTCACAGGCCCGGGTCTAACGCACCGCGATCTCGATCGTTGCACCGAACTTGCGGCGCAGTATCTCTACAAGACCGGTTGGTTCGACGGTGCATCGCTGAAACAGCTGGCCCATGTGGCCAACAAGCTGAGCAAGCACCCAAACCAAACGGCGTGTATGTATGCAATCGCGTGGATCGCTGGAGAGGTGATCCAGGCCGATGCTCCGTTGGGGCTGGATGGTCCCCCGTCAATGCTCCTCCTGAACGCGTTCGCCAAGAACACCGACAGCGCCAGGTGCGAACGCGCGGCGGCGCGTCTGGCACGTCACCTGCTACGTGAGCACAAGGCCTGGCAGTCCATGAACGCGCAGGGCATCGGCCTGGTACTCAATGCCTTCAGCAAGTGGTCCGATAACCCAGACTGCCAGTCCATCGCGCAGTCGCTTGCCGAACTGCTCGCCAGCAACAGGAACCTGCGTCACGCGATGGATGCACAGAGCGTTGCAAACACGCTCAACGCCCTGAGCAAATGGCACGACGCGGAGCTGTGCAAAGTCGCCGCCAGCGCGTTGGCCTTGCGCCTGGCCACCGAGCGCGGTTTGTGCAATGCCTTCAAACCGCAAGAAGTCGGAATCGCGTTAAACGCCCTGAGCAAATGGCACGACACGCCTGACTGCAAGGATGCCGCCAGCGCGCTGGCCTCGCGATTGGCCAATGATGGCACTTTACGCAACGGCCTCGAGGCGCAAGGCGTAGCCCAGGTGTTGAACGCCCTGAGCAAATGGCACGACAGGGAGGCCTGCGCGGTGGTCGCAAGCGCGCTGGCCTCGCGATTGGCTCATGATCGCGACCTGTGCAACGATCTCAACTCGCAAGGCGTGGTCAGCGTGCTCAACGCCTTGAGCAAATGGCCCGACACGCCGGTGTGCGCCACCGCCGCGGAGGCGCTGGCGGCGCGACTGGCCGACGATCCCGGGTTATGCGACGCCCTCGAAGGGCAACACATGGCCAATGTGCTCAACGCGCTGAGCAAATGGCCCGACATGCCCGACTGCCAGGATGCAGCCAACGCACTGGCCTGGCGACTGGCCGGCGAGTCACGGTTGCGCGACGACCTCGACCCGCAAGGCATGGCCAACGCGCTCAATGCCCTGAGCAAATGGCCCGACACGTCGATCTGCGCTGCCGCGGTCAAGGCGCTGGCGGCGCGCCTGGCCGCCGATCCCGGATTGTGCGACGCCCTCGAACGGCAACACATGACCAACGCGCTCAATGCCCTGAGCAAATGGCCCGACACGTCGGTGTGCGCCACCGCCGCAGAGGCGCTGGCGGCGCGACTGGCCGGCAATCCCGGGTTGTGCGATGCACTCAACCCACAAGAAGTCGCCAACGCGTTGAATGCCCTGAGCAAATGGCCCGACACGCCGGTGTGCGCCACCGCCGCGGAGACGCTGGCGGCGCGACTGGCCAACGATCCCGGGTTGTGCGACGCCCTCGAAGAGCAACACATGGCCAACGCGCTCAACGCCTTGAGCAAATGGCCCGACACATTGCTCTGCGCTGCCGCCGTCGAGGCACTGGCCGCACGCCTGGCCGACGATCCCGTGTTGTGCGATGAGCTCGAACCGCAAGGTGTGGCCGTTGCGCTGAACGCCCTGAGCAAATGGCCAGATACGTCGGACTGCAAAGATGCCGCCAACGCACTGGCCTTGCGACTGACCAACGATCCCAAGTTGTGCGACGCCCTCGAGCAGCAGGAACTGGGCATCGTCCTGAATGCCCTGAGCAAATGGCCCAGCATGCCGGTCTTTGCCGATGCAGCCAGCACGGTGGCTTCCCGGTTGGCGAACGAGCCCGAGGTGTGCGGCGACCTCAACGCGCAAGGCGTGGCCAAGGCGCTCAACGCCATGAGCAAATGGCCCGACAGGCAAGACTGCAAGGATGCCGCCAACGCATTGGCCGCGCGGCTGCTCAACGAGCGCGATTTGCGCAATGCCCTCAACCCACTGGACATGGACCACGTGTTGAACGCCCTGAGCAAATGGCCCGACACGCCGGTGTGCGCCACCGCCGCGGAGGCGCTGGCGGCACGACTGGCCGAGGATCCCACGTTGTGCAACGCCCTCGACCCGCAAGGCCTGACCAACGCGCTGAACGCTCTGAGCAAATGGCCCGACACCTCTCTCTGCGTTGCCGTGGTCGCGACACTGGCCTCGCGATTGGCCAACGATCCCGGGTTGTGCGACGCCCTCGAAGGGCAACACATGGCCAACGCAATCAACGCCTTCAGCAAATGGCCTGCGGTACCGCGCTGCACTGTCGCCGTTGAGGCACTGGCCGCACGCTTGGCCAACGCATCCGCGTTGTGCGATGCGCTGGAACCGCAAGAAGTGGCCATTGCGCTGAATGCCCTGAGCAAATGGCCTGGCACGCAGGTCTGTGCGGACGCCGCAAGTGCGGTTGCTTCGCGGTTGGCGAACGAGCCTGGTTTGCGCCACGCGCTGGATCCGCAAGGCGTGGCCAATACGCTCAACGCCCTGAGCAAATGGCCCACTACCGCGCTCTGCGCTGCCGCGGCCAAGGCACTGGCCTCACGACTGGCCGACGATCCCGACTTGTGCAACGCCCTCGCGCCGCAAGGCGTGGCCAACGCGCTGAACGCCCTGAGCAAATGGCCCACTACCGCGCTCTGCGCTGCCGCGGTCAAGGCACTGGCCTCACGACTGGCCGACGATCCCGGCTTGTGCAACGCCCTCGCGCCGCAAGGCGTGGCAAACGCGCTGAACGCCCTGAGCAAATGGCCTGACGTATCGCGCTGCACTGTCGCCGTAGAGGCACTGGCCGCACGCTTGGCCAACGCACCCGGGTTGTGCGATGCGCTGGAACCGCAAGAAGTGGCCATTGCGCTGAATGCGCTGAGCAAATGGCCCGGCAGGCGGGTCTGTGCGGACGCCGCCAGTGCGGTAGCGTCGCGGTTGGCGAACGAGCCTGATTTGCGTCACGCGCTGGATCTGCAAGGCGTGGCCAATGCGCTCAACGCCCTGAGCAAATGGCCCGCCACCGCGCTCTGCGCTGCCGCAGCCAAGGCACTGGCCTCACGACTGGCCAACGATCCCGGGTTGTGCAACGCCCTCGAAGGGCAACACATGGCCAACGTAATGAACGCCTTGAGCAAATGGCCCGACACGCCTGACTGCAAGGATGCCGCCACTGCGCTGGCCTCGCGACTGGCCGACGATCCCGCGTTGTGCAACGACCTCGACCCGCAAGGTCTGGCCAACGTGCTCAACGCCCTGAGTAAATGGCCCGACGCGCCGTACTGCAAGGATGCCGACACTGCGCTGGTCTCGCGATTGGCCAATGATCGCGACCTGTGCAACGACCTCGACCCGCAAGGTGTGGCCAACGTGCTCAACGCCCTGAGCAAATGGCCCGACACGCCTGACTGCAGGGATGCCGCCAATGCGCTGGCTTCGCGACTGGCCGAAGATCCCGCGTTGTGCAACGACCTCGACCCGCAAGGTGTGGCCAACGTGCTCAACGCCCTGAGCAAATGGCCCGACGCGCCCGACTGCAAGGATGCCGCCACTGCGCTGGCCTCGCGATTGGCCAATGGTCGCGACCTGTGCAGCGGCCTCGCGCCGCAAGGCGTGGCCAACGTGTTGAACGCCCTGAGCAAATGGCCCGACACGCTTGACTGCAAGGATGCCGCCACTGCGCTGGCCTCGCGACTGGCCGACGATCCCGCGTTGCGCAACGATCTCGACCAGCAAGGTGTGGCCAACGTGTTGAACGCCCTGAGCAAATGGCCCGACACGCCTGATTGCAGGAATGCCGCCACTGCGCTGGCTTCGCGACTGATCGACGATACCGGGTTGTGCAACGACCTCGACCCGCAAGGTGCGGCCAACGTGCTCAACGCCCTGAGTAAATGGCCCGACACGCCCAACTGCCAGGATGCCGGCAATGCACTGGCCTCTCGACTGGCCAACGATCCCGGGTTGTGCAACGCCCTCAACGCGCAAGGCGTGGCCAACGCGCTGAACGCCTTGAGCAAATGGCCCGAGGTGGAATTCAGCGGGGCCGCCACTGACGCCTTGGCCTGGCGGTTAGCCGACGAGCGCGTTTTGCGCAACGCCATGTTTCCTATTGAACTGGCCCAAGCACTCAACGCGCTGAGCAAATGGCCCGGACGTACGAACTGCGAGCAGGCCATCGACGTGCTGGCCGACAGGCTGACCGAGGACCACGAGCTGCGACACGCCATGCAGGCGCTAGACGTGGCAGTGTCACTCAATGCGCTGAGCAAAGGCCTCGAAAGGCCGGCGTGTCAAACAGCAGCGGTGCTGCTCGCCGAATACGCCGGCTCGGCCGCGGTGCCGTGGCAGCAGTTCGAGATGCGTGGGCTGGTCATGGTGGCCAACGCGATGTCCCGCCTGCGGCACTTGGACGATGAACAGTTGCAAACCCTGGGTGGCGCCAAACTGCGGGCGATGGCCGGGTACCTGGAGCTGCACCGCGAACGTTTTGAGGCAGCCTCCGCCGGAGAGATCGGGGTGCTCTTCAAGGCCCTCGCATCGGCGCAACTTCATCGCCAGATGCGTCCGCTGGCAGGGCCAGCACTGGAGCGGGTTTCGGCGCTCGCGCAGGACGACGGATTACGTGAAACCAACCTTGAGGGTCTCGGCAACCTGTGCATGGGACTGTTGCCATTGATCCGCAACCCGGAGCTGATCCCTCGCCATCGCAGCCGCGCATTGCGCTTGTTCAACGCGTTGCAGCCCATTGCCGAGCGCAAGATCGACTTGTACCTGGGCGGCGCTGGCGCGCAGGCTTCGGCCGACACCGACCAGCACGCAACTCGATGCCCGGCGTTGTCCTTTTTCCAGATGCTCAAGGCCTATGGGGTGGTCTCCCGGCAATGGAAGACGCGCCATGTCGAAGGCGCGCGCAAGCAAGTGCAGCAGCGCCGCGAGGAATTGACGACATGGGTAGAGCGGACGCTGGAGCGGACCCGCGAGGCCATCGAGGCGGACCTGGGCGAGATGAGCTGGAACTTGATCGCGCAGATCGAGGCCGGTGACCAGGTGTTTGACACGCTGGACCTGCGCATGGCGAAGGAGTCGGCGAAGATTGCGCAGGCCCATCCACCAAGCAGCTTCGACCTGGACAGCGGGCGCTTGAGCATGCGCTCAGCTCCGGGCCAGCCTGCCGCCCCCGTCACCGGCACCGGCAGCACGACGCATGTCGTGGTCGACATGCGGGGCAAGGAAATCTCGAACAATCTGGCCGAAGCGGACAAGCCGTACTCGCTGTTCGCGCGTCTGACCGGCCTGCCGCTGGTAGAAGTCCAGCTGCCGGGGGCGATTTCGACGTTCATGCTGGCGCGTACGTTCAACTATCAGGATGAGCCATGGCGCTTCGACATGTTCGGCGGCAGCCGCGTCGATGGCAAAAAATCTGCCAGCAACGGCCTGTCGCTGCCAAGCCGACCTGAAAAGACCTCGCTGTTGCCGGCGTTCCGCTATGCCGACACCGTCCCGGGCAGCAGCCTGATGCAACTCGCAGCCAAGCTTGCCCCGCAACGTGAGGACTGGTCGCGCATGCAGCGCTCGCTGATGGAGATGGTCCCGAGCGACCATGTCGTCGAGGGCACGCTGCGCCTGGGCTTTTTCGATGATGTCGAAGGCCCTGCGCACCCGTTCAAGCCGTTGGCATCGGATGGGAGCCCGCTGGCGCTATGCCCCAACGATGGCTGCGGCTTTCTGAAGTTGGAGGTGGCCTTGTGCATCCCTGCCTTCCGCAAGCGTTACGACGCATGGCAAGCGGCGCAGGCCGGCCAGGCCAGCCAGGAGCAGCGCGAGCTTCTGGCCGTGGACAAGGGTCCTTCGATGATGCCAGCGCAGGCGCTGCAGCACTTTCCGCGCGACGAGGCGGCATTGCGGGAGGCGCGCGAGGCGATGCAGCAGCGGCTGAAGGCGCTGCCGCCTGGATCGGGTGAACTCCTCTCGACATACAGGCTTGCCGTCGGCGGCGGCTACCAGGGCCAGAGAGTCAGGGCGGTGCCGTCCGCCGATGACAAGGTGCACCTGCCGCGGCAGCGCAGCCAGGCCTTTGACGGCGCAGGCGGTCCCTTGCTGCTCGGCAAGCCGCCCTACGACAAGGAGAACCTGCTGCCGGTGCCGGAGGAGCGCGTCGCGACCGTGGCGCAGGGCGACGCCACCGCCGAGTTCCTCTCGCAGTCGTTCGGCATCCAGTACAGCTACACCGGCTTCGACGACGGATCGGGCGACGATCCCCCTATGCTGCACAGCAAGGGCATGCTCATCGTGGTGCCGAAGACGAACTGGCCGGCCGATTTCGCCAACAAGGACCTGGTCTGCTCCAAGGAGGATCTCAAGACGCTGTCGAGCTGGACCACCGGCCGCGACCGCGATGCCTTGCCGCGCGACATGCGCAGCACCGGCAGCCTGCGGCTCAAGGACATCGTGGAGCCCGGGCGTCTGGGCGCACTGCCGATCGCGGAGTTGCGCAAGCGCAACATGGATACCGACGGGGACGACGCCTTCGTGTACGCAGGCTACCCCAAGCTGGCCGCGCTGATTTCGCGGGTGATGGCCGAGCGCGAGGTGAGGCTCGGTCGGCAGCAGTCCTTCAAGCCACCGAAGACGGCCACGCCGGCCGTCGACCCCGTCAGTGGTCACTACCAGGCCGGGCGGCTGTCGGAGATCATCTCCTTCAAACGCGGTCAGCACATCACAAGCGCGGCCGCCACCCTGGCGTCGCGCTTCATGGCCCAGCCCGACGAGCTGCGCGAGGCGATGGCGCGCAGCATGATGTTCGGCACCTACGATGGCATCGAGCGCGACCTGCGCAACGGCTTGCGCGAGATGCTCGAAGGCGACGCCCGCGATCCACAGATGTTGGCAGAACTACGCACCCAGGCGCAGGAAGCGATCGGACGCGCCCACATGCCCGAGGCGCGCGAAGCCGCCGAGTTGCTGAACGCGCAGCTGGCTGGACTTGCGCCGGGTTCGGCCGCCAGCAGCGACGCGCCGCGTCTGCCCGACGCATTGGCTGAGGCGTTTCCACTGCTTGCCCAGGCCTACGAGGCCGCGCCTGGCGTAGAAGCGCGCATCCACGCCATCCTCGACAACTACCCGGTGTGCCGGTTATCGCACGCGCAGTTCCCGAACGGGCAACCGGGGCTGGTCCGGAATGAGCCTGAACTGAGCATGCGCAACCTTTTCACCATCGCGATCAAGGTCGGCACCGATGCGCTGAAGTCCGACACCGGCACGGCGCTGTTCGCCAAGATCGTGGAGGCGTGCGAACGATCCGAGCGGGCATTCGCCGAGCGCGTGTCCATCGTGCCGTACGGCAAGGCGACCGCCCGGGCCATGCACGAGGGGCGCTTCGATCCCGAAAGGACCAAGGGACTGCTGCAGCGCATGCCGTCGATGGCCGCCGGTGTCATGGAAGACGCGCTTGGTGCGCTACAGCAGGCAGGCCTGATCGCCCCGCCGCCGTCGCCGGCAGCGCGTTTGCGCGAGGTTCGGCGCGAGGACATTGCGCTGCAGGCGCAGGCCTTGCGGACCCGAGCTCGCGAAATGGAACCCAAGGTCACCGACATGCTGAGCGGCGTTGCCGCGCCCCATGGTGGGCGACTGGAGGGAACACAGCATCAACTGAAGTCGCACGGCTCGCTTCTGGCAAAGCTCGAGCGGCAGATGGCGTTGAAGAAGCAGACCCTGGAAGAAGCCGTGGCCGGCATGAACGACGCGCTGCGCTACAGCCTGGTACTGGAACCGCAGGACTTCACCGCCGGCCTGCGCGGTGTGCTGGCCGCACTGGACGATCAGGGGCATGTACGGGTCAAGCTGAGCAACCACTTCAACACGTACACGTACCGGCAGAACTTCAAGGCGGTCAATGTCACCCTGCGAAGCCCGGAAGGCGCGCTCTGGGAAATCCAGTTCCACACCCCGCACACGTTCCAACTCAAGGAGCAATTCCATGACCTTTACAAGCGCTCATTTGCGCTGAAGCTCAGCGGCGCCTCACCGGCGGAGAAGCGCGAACTGGTCGCCCCTGCGCTAGCGGCTTTCAGTCGCGTAGCGTCGCCGCCAGGATGCGACGAGATCGAGGATTGGGAAGAGTCCAGCCCTTGA